In Microbacterium terrisoli, the genomic stretch GCCCAGTGAACCGGTGTTACCTGGACAGCATAGTCGGCGCTGTGACGGGGTGCGAGGAGGGCACTCACAGAAACGTGAGAGCACGCACGATCGACATCAGGATGAAGCAGGCGATCAGCACGATCGTGAAAGCGAGATCGATCGCGATCGAACCGATGCGCACGGGCCGCACGAACCGGCGGAGGAACCGGATCGGCGGATCGGTGATGGTGTAGACCACTTCGGCGGCGATGAGACCGGCGCCGCTCGGGCGCCACCCTCGATTGACGAGCGGGATGATGTCCAGCACCATCCGTGCGAACAGCGCCACGACGTACAGCAGCAGCAGCCAGTAGACGACGGCTGCTATGACATGGACGATCTGCACGCCGCGTCAGTGCTGGGTGAAGGGCGTGACGTCGGGATCGGCCTGGGCGACCGTGCCGTCGCCGGACAGCGCGACGTTCTCGGGTGAGAGCAGGAAGACCTTGCTCGTCACGCGCTCGATGCGGCCGTACAGCCCCAACGACAGCCCACTCGCGAAGTCCACGAGGCGGCGCGCGTCGGCGTCGCTCATCTGCGACAGGTTGATGATGACCGGGATTCCCTCACGGAAGTTCTCGGCGATCAGCTGTGCGTCGCGATACTGCTTCGGGTGCACGGTGAGGATCTCGCTGACAGCGGCAGGGGCCGGCTGGCGCACGACGGCGGGCCGGTGGATGGGCGTGACCGGGGCCGGAGCCTTCTCGATGGTCTTGGCCGTGCTGTGCGGTGCGGCGGTGGGCTCGTCTTCGATCTCTTCTTCGTCGGCGAGGCCCAGGTACACCATGGTCTTCTTGAGCGGGTTCGACATCGCATCCTCCGTTTGCTTGTCTGAGTCGAGGCTAATCGTGCACGGGTCGCGGTCCCGTGATTGCCGAGCCGATCCGCAGGTGTGTCGCACCGGCGGCGATCGCCTCGCCGAAGTCGGCCGTCATCCCGGCCGAGATCCAGTCGGCATCCGGCACCACGGTGCGAAGGCGCTGCGCGAAGCCTGCCAGTCGTGCGAACGCGGCGGCCGGCTCCTCGTCGAGCGGAGCGACGGCCATGATCCCGCGCACGCGCAGGGTGCGGCATCCCGCCGTGTGCTCGGCCAGCCGCTCCAGCTGTGCGGGAGCCACCCCTCCGCGATCCGGATCCTGGGTGAGGTTGACCTGCAGCAGCACGTCCAGCACGGCGTCGGTGTCTTCGCCGGCGCGTTCGAGCGCGTCGGCGAGTCTGTCACGGTCGAGCGAATGCACGACGGATGCCGCCGCCCGAATGGCGCGCGCCTTCTTGGTCTGCGCCTGCCCGATGAAGTGCCACCGCAGATCGGTCAGCGTCGCCAGTTCCGCCGTCTTGCCGGTCAGCTCCTGCTGCCGGTTCTCGCCCACGTCGCGCACTCCGAGACGGTGGAGCTGCGCGACCAGTGCGGCCGGATGGAACTTGGTGACGACGATCCGCGTCAGCGAAGCCGGATCGCGGCCCGCCGCGCGCGCGGCATCGGCGATGCGCGCGTCGACTGCGGCGAGCCGCGAGGCGAGGTCGTCCACTACTTCAGGAAGTCGGGGATGTCGAGGTCGTCGTCGCCGAACGCCGAGTCGTAGCCCGTTTCGGCGACGACCGCGACCGGCACGCTCTTGACTGCCGGCTTCTGGTCGGAGCCGTCCTTCGGCTCGTCGCCCGCGTTCCGGGATGCGGCCTCATCGGCCGTCGTCGCCGGCAGCGCCGGTGCCGTGCGGCTGCCGATCATCGGCTCGATGCGCGCCTGCGGCTCGCCGCCGTCGAAGCCCGCCGCGATGACCGTGACCCGCACCTCGTCGCCCAGCGTGTCGTCGATGACCGTGCCGAAGATGATGTTCGCTTCGGGGTGCGCGGCCTCCTTGACCAGCTGCGCGGCGTCATTGATCTCGAAGATGCCGAGGTTGGATCCGCCCTGCACCGACAGCAGCACGCCGTGCGCACCCTCGATCGAAGCCTCCAGCAGCGGAGATTCGACGGCGAGCTCTGCCGCCTTGATCGCGCGATCCGCGCCGCGGGCCGAGCCGATGCCCATCAGGGCCGAGCCCGCCCCCTGCATGACCGACTTGACGTCGGCGAAGTCGAGGTTGATCAGACCGGGCGTGGTGATCAGGTCGGTGATGCCCTGAACGCCGGCCAGCAGCACCTGGTCCGCGGTGGCGAACGCCTCGATCATCGAGATGCCGCGGTCGCTGATCTCCAGCAGCCGGTCGTTGGGCACCACGATGAGCGTGTCGACCTCTTCTTTCAGCTTGGCCACACCGGCTTCGGCCTGACTCTGGCGCCGACGGCCCTCGAACGAGAAGGGCTTGGT encodes the following:
- a CDS encoding YggS family pyridoxal phosphate-dependent enzyme, encoding MDDLASRLAAVDARIADAARAAGRDPASLTRIVVTKFHPAALVAQLHRLGVRDVGENRQQELTGKTAELATLTDLRWHFIGQAQTKKARAIRAAASVVHSLDRDRLADALERAGEDTDAVLDVLLQVNLTQDPDRGGVAPAQLERLAEHTAGCRTLRVRGIMAVAPLDEEPAAAFARLAGFAQRLRTVVPDADWISAGMTADFGEAIAAGATHLRIGSAITGPRPVHD
- a CDS encoding cell division protein SepF produces the protein MSNPLKKTMVYLGLADEEEIEDEPTAAPHSTAKTIEKAPAPVTPIHRPAVVRQPAPAAVSEILTVHPKQYRDAQLIAENFREGIPVIINLSQMSDADARRLVDFASGLSLGLYGRIERVTSKVFLLSPENVALSGDGTVAQADPDVTPFTQH
- the ftsZ gene encoding cell division protein FtsZ, with amino-acid sequence MSQNQNYLAVIKVVGVGGGGVNAVNRMIELGLRGVEFIAVNTDAQALLMSDADIKLDVGRELTRGLGAGADPEVGRRAAEDHAEEIEEALAGADMVFVTAGEGGGTGTGGAPVVAKIAKSIGALTIGVVTKPFSFEGRRRQSQAEAGVAKLKEEVDTLIVVPNDRLLEISDRGISMIEAFATADQVLLAGVQGITDLITTPGLINLDFADVKSVMQGAGSALMGIGSARGADRAIKAAELAVESPLLEASIEGAHGVLLSVQGGSNLGIFEINDAAQLVKEAAHPEANIIFGTVIDDTLGDEVRVTVIAAGFDGGEPQARIEPMIGSRTAPALPATTADEAASRNAGDEPKDGSDQKPAVKSVPVAVVAETGYDSAFGDDDLDIPDFLK
- a CDS encoding YggT family protein, producing MQIVHVIAAVVYWLLLLYVVALFARMVLDIIPLVNRGWRPSGAGLIAAEVVYTITDPPIRFLRRFVRPVRIGSIAIDLAFTIVLIACFILMSIVRALTFL